The proteins below are encoded in one region of Flammeovirga kamogawensis:
- a CDS encoding alpha/beta hydrolase: protein MNKLLLPFLFFCMSYTSSAQEIRPLWEGNIPKKITSSEKEFIATDREIIWIEKIQVPTIKVYHPTKRFNNHKAVLLFPGGGYKGLAYDLEGEDFAKWLNTLGFTAIVVKYRVPVSEAIKDNKDVPLIDAQRAIRLVRANAKKWEIDTNKIGVMGFSAGGHLAATLGTHFSTTYSYKKDAIDTLNARPDFMLLAYPVISMQNGVTHNGSRNNLLGTKPTKELIDWYSNEFQVSAQTPPTFLIHCADDGAVSVQNTLLFYNALLENKVEAEMHIYQKGGHGFGLGTNVGDVGKWTVIAAEWLEKI from the coding sequence ATGAACAAATTACTACTTCCATTTTTATTTTTTTGTATGTCATATACTAGTAGTGCACAAGAAATACGCCCTTTATGGGAAGGGAATATACCAAAAAAAATTACCTCCTCTGAAAAAGAATTTATAGCAACAGATAGGGAGATTATTTGGATTGAAAAAATTCAAGTACCTACTATCAAGGTATATCATCCTACAAAACGCTTTAATAACCATAAAGCTGTACTGTTATTTCCTGGGGGCGGTTATAAAGGTTTAGCTTATGATTTAGAAGGAGAAGATTTTGCTAAATGGTTAAATACTTTGGGTTTTACTGCTATTGTTGTTAAATATAGAGTTCCCGTATCTGAAGCGATAAAAGATAACAAAGATGTTCCTTTAATTGATGCTCAAAGAGCAATTAGACTAGTAAGAGCAAACGCAAAAAAATGGGAGATTGATACAAATAAAATAGGAGTGATGGGGTTCTCTGCTGGAGGACATTTGGCAGCCACTTTAGGTACTCACTTTTCTACTACTTACTCTTATAAAAAAGATGCAATTGATACTTTAAATGCACGACCAGATTTTATGTTATTGGCGTATCCAGTTATCAGTATGCAAAATGGAGTTACACATAACGGCTCTCGAAATAATTTATTGGGAACAAAACCCACAAAAGAACTTATTGACTGGTATTCTAATGAGTTTCAGGTTTCGGCACAAACACCCCCAACATTTTTAATTCATTGTGCAGATGACGGGGCAGTATCTGTACAAAACACCTTACTATTTTATAATGCTTTGTTGGAAAATAAAGTAGAAGCAGAAATGCATATTTATCAAAAAGGAGGCCATGGTTTTGGCTTAGGTACAAACGTAGGAGATGTAGGGAAATGGACCGTTATTGCTGCTGAGTGGTTAGAGAAAATTTAA
- a CDS encoding DUF3817 domain-containing protein has translation MKSIKYLRVIGFLEGVSYLLLFGIGMPLKYMAEIGEPNRIIGSAHGFLFIAYVLLVLKVHYDTKWGFINSFWAFIASLVPFGTFVADSKIFKKYLVA, from the coding sequence ATGAAAAGTATAAAGTATTTAAGAGTTATTGGTTTTTTAGAAGGTGTTTCTTACCTATTACTGTTTGGTATTGGAATGCCCTTAAAATATATGGCTGAAATTGGAGAGCCTAACCGTATTATTGGTTCGGCACATGGTTTCTTGTTTATAGCTTATGTACTTCTTGTCTTAAAAGTACATTATGATACCAAATGGGGGTTTATAAATTCTTTCTGGGCGTTTATTGCATCACTTGTACCATTCGGGACATTCGTTGCTGATAGTAAAATCTTCAAAAAGTACCTTGTAGCTTAA
- a CDS encoding DEAD/DEAH box helicase: MDFSVERFHQFQAQFDGLDKETKLKYAAVIVTSGMRGEAKTTLKNTIAPFFFHLSTIEYSNAFIELIEKMKEAEIIDVFILNRGHYHFTLHIEYYLIALYFLKEHRGENLVEKVISTIRVDQKFYPDMFGTAKFKKESIIREFVFDDIRLNYHLMVMNYFTPIEGENTSYQEPLIYGLFALFGLKLKEDTLSKNLNIDDFLIIHNHLLYAIKNGSIDNNTAKSFISASSNSIEDGGVTNALILANQGYISSSLEVFEKENNLEIEFYKITPLFIGKKYEEAFTILLKETGIDKVETHLKKKSSKFWEELDIMNEVIFQILFLQIRPQHIELLRNRYTYFNKQNKYYNKFFMNTLLDAQLLIKDGSDVDCDSSKYDLRLQISSFIEEDLESLPNFVQALLIWLYGTIWGKEFKVNQNIINITVSKALSLHRGGSLWLSALFAEAHGVFQAIKAEDFSLDYLIDDALTLFKDVIQESKIEEWELVLNKLSSLADNFKSIDKKQKKEPSKGRLLWVVADHRLYVEPMEQTILKNGKWSKPKKISDTRMLKKAIKGMLDIDFEILDKAIRTYGRGYFDFDVLEVWKRLPGHPNVVLESDDNVSVIVEKRPLELQIYEKGDNYRLGFDKEVNIDFPLKRETPTRVIYYDVDKKIKEWSESFPSDIILPKKSKDQLKKVVAALGQSLNIHSHVSEIQEELPEIKADKKLHALLTPRGNNILLELYMKPFKSIPPYVVPAQGTEVLVEEVDRMRTRAVRSLKAEQKVLEKFYAQRPQLDMTNDGHHAWELSDREETLNALLELQNGDEKPIVEWPKGVKFKLLGQVGGDKLTMNVQTKKRDWFAIGGEVKINEEVVVSLESLLKEFKNDPNSKYVQVEKDQFIALTDNLRKQLAALTSVAVQDKLELRVHKLASYGVLNDLTKEAVVRSDKTWTDLQNKINSANADNFTVPTTLDADLRDYQIEGFEWLSQLASWGGGACLADDMGLGKTLQGLALILSKAKAGPSFVVAPSSVTFNWVNEVRKFAPTMRVHLLSQASDREKVVAQAGPYDLVVCSYGLLQSNYKMIVEKDWNIVLLDEAQAIKNKTTKRSQVAMQLQANTRVITTGTPIENNLSELWNLFQFINPGLLGNWEAFNKNFVLRIDSGDQQHAKSAKKVLRQLIAPFILRRKKSEVLDELPSKTESVLSVTMTDDEQTLYEAHRRAALEEIEDIIKKKEQQNTHIQVLAELTKLRQLCCHASLVDHEWQVMGSKVKLLLETVHELKEGGHRALIFSQFVGFLSIIRKALDNEGISYQYLDGSTPLKKRELAINNFQNGESDVFLISLKAGGTGLNLTAADYVIHMDPWWNPAVEDQATDRAYRMGQTRPVTVYRLITKDTIEEKMIALHADKRELADDLLSGTGKATKLNTKELLKLLQTNGPLLDV; the protein is encoded by the coding sequence ATGGATTTTTCAGTAGAACGCTTTCATCAATTTCAAGCTCAATTTGACGGGTTAGATAAAGAGACTAAATTAAAGTATGCAGCAGTAATTGTTACTTCTGGAATGAGGGGAGAAGCAAAAACAACTTTAAAGAATACTATTGCTCCCTTTTTCTTTCATTTATCTACCATAGAATATAGCAATGCTTTTATCGAACTGATAGAAAAGATGAAAGAGGCTGAAATAATTGATGTCTTTATTTTAAATAGAGGTCATTACCATTTTACTTTACATATAGAATATTATTTAATTGCCCTTTATTTTTTAAAAGAACATAGAGGAGAAAATTTGGTAGAAAAAGTAATTTCAACAATAAGAGTAGATCAAAAGTTCTACCCTGATATGTTCGGAACTGCCAAGTTTAAAAAAGAAAGTATCATAAGGGAGTTTGTTTTTGATGACATTAGATTGAATTATCATTTAATGGTTATGAATTACTTTACTCCAATAGAAGGTGAAAATACCTCTTACCAAGAACCATTAATTTATGGTCTTTTTGCCCTTTTTGGGTTAAAATTAAAAGAGGATACACTTTCAAAAAATCTTAATATAGATGATTTCCTTATAATTCATAATCATCTTTTGTATGCAATCAAAAACGGTTCTATTGATAACAATACAGCCAAAAGTTTTATTTCTGCATCAAGTAATAGCATAGAAGATGGGGGTGTAACTAATGCTTTAATTCTCGCTAACCAAGGTTATATTTCTTCGTCATTAGAAGTCTTTGAGAAAGAGAATAACCTTGAAATCGAATTTTATAAGATTACGCCGTTATTTATTGGCAAAAAGTACGAAGAAGCTTTTACAATCCTTTTAAAAGAAACTGGAATTGATAAGGTCGAAACACATTTAAAAAAGAAATCTTCTAAATTTTGGGAAGAACTAGATATAATGAACGAGGTCATTTTTCAGATCTTGTTCTTACAAATTAGACCGCAGCATATAGAACTTTTAAGAAATAGATATACTTATTTTAATAAGCAAAATAAGTATTATAACAAGTTCTTTATGAATACTCTTTTAGATGCACAACTGCTTATAAAGGATGGTTCTGATGTAGATTGTGATTCTTCTAAATACGATTTACGTTTACAGATTAGTAGTTTTATAGAAGAAGACTTAGAGAGCTTACCTAACTTTGTACAAGCATTACTTATTTGGTTATACGGTACTATTTGGGGCAAAGAATTTAAGGTAAATCAAAACATTATAAATATTACTGTTAGTAAAGCTTTGTCTTTACACAGAGGTGGTTCTTTATGGTTATCTGCATTATTTGCTGAGGCCCATGGGGTATTCCAGGCAATTAAAGCAGAAGATTTCTCTTTAGATTATCTAATTGATGATGCACTGACATTGTTTAAAGATGTTATTCAAGAATCTAAGATTGAAGAGTGGGAACTTGTACTTAATAAATTATCCTCGCTAGCAGATAATTTTAAATCAATTGATAAAAAACAGAAAAAAGAGCCGTCTAAAGGAAGACTTTTATGGGTAGTCGCAGACCACCGTTTGTACGTGGAACCTATGGAACAAACCATTCTGAAAAACGGAAAATGGAGTAAACCAAAGAAAATTTCTGATACCCGAATGCTTAAAAAAGCAATAAAAGGGATGTTAGATATTGATTTTGAAATTTTAGACAAAGCTATAAGAACATATGGTAGAGGCTATTTTGATTTTGATGTTTTAGAAGTATGGAAACGCCTTCCGGGGCATCCAAATGTCGTATTAGAAAGTGATGATAATGTATCTGTAATTGTAGAAAAGAGACCATTAGAGTTACAAATTTATGAAAAAGGGGATAATTACAGGTTAGGCTTTGATAAAGAAGTAAACATTGATTTTCCTTTAAAAAGAGAAACTCCAACAAGAGTAATCTATTATGATGTGGATAAGAAAATTAAGGAATGGAGCGAATCTTTTCCGTCTGACATCATTTTACCTAAAAAATCAAAAGACCAATTAAAAAAAGTAGTGGCTGCTCTAGGGCAATCATTAAACATACATTCTCACGTAAGTGAAATTCAAGAAGAATTACCTGAAATTAAAGCAGATAAAAAGCTTCATGCTTTACTTACACCGAGGGGTAATAATATCTTATTAGAATTATACATGAAGCCCTTCAAATCTATTCCTCCGTATGTAGTTCCAGCTCAAGGTACTGAGGTTTTAGTAGAGGAGGTAGACCGTATGCGTACACGTGCTGTTAGAAGTTTGAAAGCAGAACAAAAAGTATTAGAAAAATTCTATGCACAACGTCCGCAATTAGACATGACAAACGATGGTCACCATGCATGGGAACTTTCTGATAGAGAAGAAACGTTAAATGCTTTATTGGAACTTCAAAATGGTGATGAAAAACCTATTGTAGAATGGCCAAAAGGTGTGAAATTTAAATTGCTGGGGCAAGTTGGTGGAGATAAACTAACCATGAATGTGCAAACCAAAAAACGTGATTGGTTTGCTATTGGTGGTGAAGTGAAAATTAATGAAGAGGTTGTTGTTTCTTTAGAATCGCTTTTAAAAGAGTTTAAAAATGATCCGAACAGCAAGTACGTTCAAGTAGAAAAAGACCAATTTATTGCATTAACAGATAACTTAAGAAAACAACTTGCAGCCTTAACAAGTGTTGCAGTTCAAGATAAATTAGAACTCAGAGTACATAAGTTAGCTTCTTATGGTGTACTAAATGATTTAACTAAAGAAGCAGTTGTTAGAAGCGACAAAACTTGGACAGATCTTCAGAATAAGATTAATAGTGCAAATGCCGACAATTTTACTGTACCAACTACGCTTGATGCAGACCTTAGAGATTACCAAATAGAAGGTTTTGAATGGTTGTCTCAATTGGCCTCTTGGGGTGGTGGTGCTTGTTTAGCAGATGATATGGGACTTGGGAAAACACTCCAAGGTTTAGCTTTAATTTTAAGTAAGGCAAAAGCAGGACCTTCATTTGTTGTCGCACCATCTTCTGTAACATTTAACTGGGTAAACGAAGTACGTAAATTTGCACCAACAATGCGTGTTCATTTGCTCTCGCAGGCATCTGATAGAGAGAAGGTTGTAGCACAAGCAGGACCTTATGATTTGGTGGTTTGTAGTTATGGTTTACTGCAATCAAACTATAAAATGATTGTTGAAAAAGATTGGAATATTGTTTTATTAGATGAGGCACAAGCTATTAAGAATAAAACAACCAAAAGGTCTCAAGTTGCCATGCAATTACAAGCTAATACAAGAGTAATTACAACAGGTACTCCAATAGAAAACAACCTTTCGGAGCTTTGGAATCTCTTTCAATTTATAAACCCAGGTTTATTAGGTAACTGGGAAGCTTTTAACAAGAATTTTGTATTACGTATTGATAGCGGAGACCAACAACATGCTAAATCAGCAAAAAAAGTTCTTCGTCAATTAATAGCTCCTTTTATTCTTAGAAGAAAGAAAAGTGAGGTACTTGATGAACTTCCAAGCAAAACGGAATCTGTATTGTCTGTAACCATGACAGATGATGAGCAAACACTTTATGAAGCACACCGTAGAGCTGCATTAGAAGAAATTGAAGATATAATTAAGAAAAAAGAACAACAAAATACACATATTCAAGTACTTGCTGAACTTACTAAATTAAGACAGCTTTGTTGCCATGCTAGTTTAGTAGATCATGAGTGGCAAGTGATGGGGAGTAAGGTAAAACTGCTTTTAGAAACCGTTCATGAACTAAAAGAAGGAGGACATAGAGCTTTAATTTTTAGTCAATTTGTTGGCTTTTTAAGTATTATAAGAAAAGCACTTGATAATGAAGGCATATCGTATCAATATTTAGATGGTTCAACTCCTTTAAAGAAAAGAGAATTGGCTATTAATAATTTTCAGAATGGAGAAAGTGACGTATTTCTTATCTCTTTAAAAGCTGGTGGAACAGGTCTTAACTTAACAGCTGCAGATTATGTTATCCATATGGATCCATGGTGGAACCCTGCTGTAGAAGATCAGGCTACTGATAGAGCCTATAGAATGGGTCAGACAAGACCTGTAACTGTATACCGCCTGATTACTAAAGATACAATAGAAGAAAAAATGATTGCACTCCATGCTGACAAGCGAGAACTCGCAGATGATTTATTAAGTGGAACGGGTAAAGCAACAAAATTAAATACAAAAGAACTTCTGAAATTATTACAGACTAATGGTCCGCTTTTAGATGTTTAA
- a CDS encoding DUF4212 domain-containing protein — protein MNEHSTNEKKNPEKEALATSLSRKRYWQNNLKYLGVLLGIWFLCSFGAGILFKDTLNEIRVGGFKLGFWFAQQGAIYIFTFIIIAYIVLMNRLDKKYDVQDD, from the coding sequence ATGAATGAACATTCAACAAACGAAAAGAAGAATCCAGAGAAAGAGGCGTTAGCAACTTCTTTATCTAGAAAACGTTACTGGCAAAATAATCTAAAGTATTTAGGGGTATTGTTGGGAATTTGGTTTTTATGCTCTTTTGGTGCGGGCATTTTATTTAAAGATACACTAAACGAAATTAGGGTTGGTGGTTTTAAATTGGGCTTTTGGTTTGCACAACAAGGAGCAATTTACATTTTCACGTTTATAATAATTGCTTATATCGTTTTAATGAATCGTTTGGATAAAAAATACGACGTACAAGACGATTAA
- a CDS encoding sodium:solute symporter family protein produces MSVQTWTYIIVGFTFLIYIGIAIWSRAGSTKEFYVAGGGVSPLANGMATAADWMSAASFISMAGLISFMGYDGGVYLMGWTGGYVLLALLLAPYLRKFGKFTVPDFIGDRYYSQAARTVAIVAALIVSFTYVAGQMRGVGVVFSRFLEVDINTGVIIGMALVFIYAVLGGMKGITYTQVAQYCILIFAFMVPAIFISIQLTGNPIPQFGFGDTLVNSDVYLLDKLDQLSTELGFTAYTLGQKSTVDVFCITAALMLGTAGLPHVIVRFFTVPRVKDARTSAGYALAFIAILYTTAPSIAAFARVNLIETVSNKEYSSMPEWFSKWETTGLIAFNDKNNDGKIQYVKDASINELHIDRDIIVLANPEIAKLPNWVIALVAAGALAAALSTAAGLLLVISASVSHDLLKKQLMPNISEKGELIAARISAACAVVVAGYFGIHPPGFVAAVVALAFGLAAASFFPAIILGIFYKRMNKEGAISGMVIGLLSMILYIMVFKFNFLGETTSEDWFLGISPEGFGTIAMLINVVVAVVVANFTAEPPKEVTDMVEEIRYPKGASKEIIMH; encoded by the coding sequence ATGAGTGTTCAAACTTGGACTTACATTATTGTAGGCTTTACATTCTTAATATATATTGGTATTGCAATTTGGTCGAGAGCAGGATCGACTAAAGAATTTTATGTAGCAGGAGGTGGAGTATCTCCTTTAGCAAATGGAATGGCTACTGCTGCAGATTGGATGTCTGCCGCATCATTTATTTCTATGGCAGGGTTAATCTCTTTTATGGGCTATGATGGTGGTGTTTACCTTATGGGCTGGACTGGCGGTTATGTACTCTTAGCATTATTACTTGCGCCTTATTTACGTAAGTTTGGTAAGTTTACCGTACCCGATTTTATTGGAGATAGATATTACTCTCAAGCGGCAAGAACAGTGGCAATTGTAGCAGCATTAATCGTTTCGTTTACTTATGTTGCTGGGCAGATGCGTGGAGTAGGTGTTGTATTTTCTAGGTTTTTAGAAGTAGACATTAATACAGGAGTAATTATAGGTATGGCACTTGTTTTTATTTATGCTGTTTTAGGAGGTATGAAAGGAATAACATATACACAAGTAGCACAATACTGTATCCTAATTTTTGCGTTTATGGTTCCTGCAATTTTTATCTCCATACAGTTAACAGGAAATCCTATTCCACAATTCGGTTTTGGTGATACACTTGTAAATTCTGATGTTTACCTTCTGGATAAGTTAGATCAATTGTCTACAGAATTAGGTTTTACAGCTTATACTTTAGGGCAAAAATCTACTGTAGATGTTTTTTGCATAACAGCTGCATTAATGTTAGGAACAGCAGGTTTACCTCATGTAATTGTACGTTTCTTTACTGTACCTAGAGTTAAAGATGCGAGAACTTCAGCAGGCTATGCTTTAGCATTTATAGCCATACTTTATACCACCGCACCCTCTATTGCTGCATTTGCCAGAGTAAATTTAATAGAAACAGTAAGTAATAAAGAATACAGTAGTATGCCAGAATGGTTCAGTAAGTGGGAAACAACAGGGTTGATTGCATTTAATGATAAAAATAATGACGGTAAAATTCAATATGTAAAAGATGCTAGTATAAACGAATTACATATTGATAGAGATATTATTGTATTGGCTAACCCCGAAATTGCAAAGCTACCTAACTGGGTTATAGCCCTTGTTGCGGCAGGAGCTTTAGCAGCAGCATTATCTACAGCAGCAGGGTTATTATTAGTAATTTCTGCATCAGTATCTCATGATCTCTTAAAGAAACAATTGATGCCAAATATTTCTGAAAAAGGAGAGCTTATAGCCGCAAGAATTTCAGCGGCTTGTGCAGTAGTTGTTGCTGGTTATTTTGGTATACATCCACCTGGTTTTGTTGCAGCCGTTGTAGCATTGGCATTTGGTTTAGCTGCGGCATCATTTTTCCCAGCAATTATTCTTGGAATTTTTTACAAAAGAATGAATAAAGAAGGAGCTATAAGTGGTATGGTCATCGGTTTATTATCAATGATTCTATACATAATGGTATTTAAATTCAACTTTTTGGGAGAGACCACATCTGAAGATTGGTTTTTAGGAATATCACCAGAAGGCTTTGGTACAATAGCAATGCTTATTAATGTTGTAGTAGCAGTAGTAGTTGCTAATTTTACTGCAGAACCACCAAAAGAAGTTACTGATATGGTAGAAGAAATTCGTTACCCTAAAGGAGCATCAAAGGAAATAATAATGCATTAA
- a CDS encoding cupin domain-containing protein, which yields MKLADIQNELVFNEKKPLITVLFETHFTKEIRIAMQKGTVMKEHKTSYPIVVQIVKGAIDFGVQGEILDLNEGKILALDGGVPHDLRAKEDSVIRLTLTKNDDTNRVVDVSNIKIA from the coding sequence ATGAAACTTGCAGATATCCAAAACGAATTAGTTTTCAATGAAAAAAAGCCTCTAATCACTGTTCTTTTTGAAACTCATTTCACAAAAGAAATAAGAATAGCAATGCAAAAAGGTACTGTTATGAAAGAACACAAAACCTCTTACCCTATTGTTGTACAAATTGTAAAAGGAGCTATTGATTTTGGTGTACAAGGAGAAATATTAGATTTAAACGAAGGAAAAATTCTTGCATTAGATGGTGGTGTACCTCACGATTTAAGAGCGAAAGAAGATAGCGTTATTCGATTAACTCTTACAAAAAATGATGATACAAACCGTGTTGTAGATGTATCTAACATAAAAATTGCTTAG
- a CDS encoding DUF808 domain-containing protein: MASGFFALLDDIAVIMDDVAVTAKVATQKASGILGDDLAVTAEKASGFKSSREIPVLWEICKGSFINKLIILPMAFLLSAFLPWSITPILLFGGVYLAFEGVEKVYHYAFAGGHAKAAEAKTTMTDEEAKANEKKKIKSAIVVDFILSIEIVIVALSSVMEEDLTVQILSVSLAAIIATIGVYGLVALIVRMDDFGLKLIKSTNGKKGIVQKIGLLLVNALPWVIKSLTVIGTVAMLLVAGGIFVHNVPQIHEFLHAVPTILSELLTGTVVGIIALLIVTLFSSLFKKK; encoded by the coding sequence ATGGCTTCAGGATTTTTTGCATTGCTCGATGATATTGCCGTAATCATGGACGATGTAGCTGTAACGGCAAAAGTAGCAACTCAAAAGGCAAGTGGTATTTTAGGGGATGATCTTGCTGTAACAGCTGAAAAAGCATCTGGTTTTAAATCTTCTAGAGAAATACCTGTATTATGGGAAATTTGTAAAGGATCTTTCATTAATAAATTAATAATTTTACCAATGGCGTTTTTACTGAGTGCTTTCTTGCCTTGGTCTATTACGCCAATACTTTTATTTGGAGGTGTTTATTTAGCGTTTGAAGGCGTAGAAAAAGTGTATCATTATGCTTTTGCAGGAGGACATGCAAAGGCTGCCGAAGCTAAAACTACAATGACTGATGAAGAAGCAAAGGCAAATGAAAAAAAGAAAATAAAATCTGCAATTGTTGTAGACTTTATTTTATCTATAGAAATAGTGATTGTTGCGTTAAGTTCTGTAATGGAAGAAGACCTTACTGTACAAATATTATCAGTTTCTTTAGCTGCTATTATTGCAACAATTGGTGTTTATGGCTTAGTGGCATTAATTGTTAGAATGGATGATTTTGGCTTAAAACTTATCAAATCTACAAACGGGAAAAAAGGTATTGTTCAGAAAATTGGTTTACTATTAGTTAACGCATTGCCTTGGGTAATTAAAAGCTTAACGGTTATTGGTACGGTAGCAATGTTATTAGTAGCTGGTGGAATTTTTGTGCATAATGTTCCACAAATTCATGAATTTTTACATGCAGTGCCAACTATTTTAAGCGAATTATTAACGGGTACTGTAGTAGGAATCATTGCATTATTAATTGTAACTCTTTTTTCTTCTTTATTTAAGAAAAAATAA
- a CDS encoding DUF3944 domain-containing protein — MNMISDKNLWFLEQCSNEQLSTLFDILTLEQNGEYRRRERLSNCLEAQIYEGDYYKYSDRIALELQYLANETVGDFLRQFQLPYLNILEKIFNVLQIDFDENTSVIQLEETFINTLCDRSIGLKNSGVKELPFDVLLSEGMTTLIRRSSALRVAVPAVLYIALLRLDSSKNINIYDYVDALR, encoded by the coding sequence ATGAATATGATCTCAGATAAAAATCTTTGGTTTCTCGAACAGTGTTCTAATGAACAGTTATCAACTTTATTTGATATTCTAACTTTAGAGCAAAATGGAGAGTACCGCAGAAGAGAACGTCTGAGTAACTGTTTAGAAGCACAAATTTATGAAGGAGATTATTATAAATATAGTGATCGTATTGCTTTGGAACTTCAGTATCTAGCCAACGAAACGGTTGGAGATTTTTTAAGGCAATTTCAATTACCATATTTAAATATTCTTGAAAAGATATTTAATGTACTACAAATTGATTTTGATGAAAATACGTCTGTAATACAATTAGAAGAAACTTTTATAAATACACTTTGTGATCGTTCTATTGGGTTAAAAAATTCTGGTGTTAAAGAATTACCTTTTGATGTATTACTAAGTGAAGGCATGACAACATTAATACGAAGATCTTCTGCTCTTAGAGTAGCAGTACCAGCAGTATTATACATTGCATTGTTACGTCTGGATTCCAGCAAAAATATAAACATCTATGATTATGTAGATGCATTAAGATAA
- a CDS encoding DEAD/DEAH box helicase has protein sequence MSLVVPSIEDIRKHLKFETFNAIQQEAIEKSKDANELVVLAPTGSGKTIAFLLPIIQRIDPNLKEVQCVIVAPSRELSLQIEQVFKSLGTPLKVNCCYGGHSMKVEMNNMQNPPHVLIGTPGRLADHIEKESFDYSAVEAIVLDEFDKALEFGFKDDMSFIIEELRAVNFKMLTSATKSDELPEFTKIESPVTIDYLGDQVPPKLNLQMVYAKGVDKLYSLLKLICHLKAEPMLIFCNHRAAVDRISEILKEKGIAHESFHGGLDQEERERALTKFRNGSASVFITTDLAARGLDIPDIKHVIHYQLPPKEDAFIHRNGRTARMDKDGDAYLVLSEEDKLPEYIEKKPQNLHVPSNVEIPALPKWVTLYISGGKKNKINKIDIVGLLMKKGGLSKDELGLIEVKDFISFVAVDRKKAKEVCELVNKERVKKLRLRVAIAR, from the coding sequence ATGAGTTTAGTAGTACCATCTATAGAAGATATAAGAAAGCATTTAAAGTTCGAAACTTTTAATGCTATTCAGCAAGAAGCCATTGAGAAATCAAAAGATGCCAATGAATTAGTTGTTTTAGCCCCAACGGGGTCTGGAAAAACCATTGCCTTTTTACTTCCAATTATTCAAAGAATAGATCCTAATTTAAAAGAGGTTCAATGTGTTATTGTAGCTCCTTCTAGAGAGCTTTCTTTACAAATTGAACAAGTATTTAAAAGCTTAGGAACACCTTTAAAAGTAAACTGTTGTTATGGTGGTCATTCTATGAAAGTAGAAATGAACAACATGCAAAATCCACCTCATGTATTAATTGGTACTCCTGGGAGATTAGCAGATCATATAGAAAAAGAATCTTTTGATTACAGTGCTGTAGAAGCAATTGTATTGGATGAATTTGACAAAGCATTAGAGTTTGGTTTTAAAGATGACATGTCTTTTATAATAGAAGAACTTAGAGCAGTAAACTTTAAAATGCTTACTTCAGCCACCAAAAGTGATGAATTGCCTGAGTTTACAAAAATAGAATCACCTGTTACTATAGATTACTTGGGGGATCAAGTACCTCCAAAGTTAAACCTTCAGATGGTGTATGCAAAAGGAGTTGATAAGCTTTATTCTTTATTAAAACTTATCTGTCACTTAAAAGCAGAACCTATGCTAATTTTCTGTAATCATAGAGCAGCTGTTGATAGAATTAGCGAAATTCTTAAAGAAAAAGGAATTGCACATGAGTCTTTTCATGGGGGTTTAGATCAAGAAGAAAGAGAAAGAGCATTAACTAAGTTTAGAAACGGTAGTGCATCTGTATTTATTACTACAGATCTTGCAGCAAGAGGCCTTGATATTCCTGATATTAAACATGTAATCCATTATCAGCTTCCTCCAAAAGAAGATGCATTTATACATAGAAATGGCAGAACAGCAAGGATGGATAAAGATGGAGACGCTTATTTGGTTTTATCTGAAGAGGATAAACTACCAGAATATATTGAGAAAAAGCCACAAAACTTGCATGTTCCTTCTAATGTAGAAATTCCAGCCTTACCCAAGTGGGTAACTTTATATATTAGTGGTGGTAAGAAAAATAAAATCAATAAAATTGATATTGTTGGTCTACTAATGAAAAAAGGAGGTTTATCAAAAGATGAACTAGGACTGATAGAAGTAAAAGATTTTATTTCTTTTGTAGCTGTCGATAGGAAAAAAGCAAAAGAAGTTTGCGAATTAGTAAATAAGGAAAGAGTTAAAAAATTGAGATTAAGAGTAGCTATTGCTAGATAA